One genomic segment of Desulfomicrobium sp. ZS1 includes these proteins:
- a CDS encoding polysaccharide deacetylase family protein: MHQNIPVVMYHSVGLPKKDWMWDFLTIPYGLFEDHIRCLRSKGFVPIDFKEYYAHVRFGAELPERCVFLHFDDGYLDNWVFAYPILRKYGFKGTIFVNPEFVDPALDPRPNLDDVWKGRAEIEDLTPHGFLSWAEMRAMEQEGVMDIQSHAMTHTWYFSGPEIVDFRHPGDSYVWMDWNENPEEKWAYLSADPASRPSRMGSPVYAHGKSLEVRRFFPDERLSRHLEAHVESRGPTFFDRPDWKSELHALAGEFRSTNRLHESTESEEEYIRRMHWELGESKRILESRLSKEVDLLCWPGGGYDSGAVEISKQYYLATTLASRERKRGVPLMDGDHVRVERIGCPHVVRKGRVEYTNGRYLYHFMREYQGSGSSRLVRKFLKLFKLIWGIG, translated from the coding sequence ATGCATCAAAACATTCCCGTAGTCATGTACCATTCCGTGGGATTACCGAAGAAGGACTGGATGTGGGACTTCTTGACCATACCGTATGGGCTTTTCGAGGATCATATACGCTGTCTTCGGAGCAAGGGTTTCGTTCCGATAGATTTCAAGGAGTATTACGCCCATGTCCGTTTCGGCGCGGAACTCCCGGAGCGTTGCGTCTTCCTTCATTTTGATGACGGCTATCTCGATAATTGGGTTTTCGCGTACCCCATTCTCAGGAAGTACGGATTCAAGGGAACAATCTTCGTCAACCCAGAGTTTGTCGACCCCGCCCTGGATCCGCGCCCGAATCTTGATGACGTCTGGAAAGGCAGGGCTGAAATCGAAGACCTGACACCCCACGGTTTTTTATCCTGGGCCGAGATGCGGGCCATGGAGCAGGAAGGGGTCATGGATATTCAGTCCCATGCCATGACGCACACCTGGTATTTCAGCGGACCTGAGATCGTCGATTTTCGCCATCCCGGGGATTCGTATGTCTGGATGGATTGGAACGAGAACCCGGAAGAGAAGTGGGCGTACCTGAGCGCTGACCCGGCGTCGCGTCCGTCACGGATGGGTAGCCCTGTCTATGCGCACGGAAAGTCTCTGGAGGTCCGGCGGTTCTTCCCGGATGAACGGCTGTCCAGGCATTTGGAGGCACATGTTGAGTCCAGAGGGCCGACATTCTTCGACCGGCCCGATTGGAAATCTGAGCTTCATGCCCTTGCCGGGGAATTCAGGTCCACTAACCGACTGCACGAATCTACCGAATCCGAAGAGGAATATATTCGTCGGATGCACTGGGAGCTGGGCGAGTCCAAAAGGATACTGGAATCTCGCCTCTCCAAGGAGGTGGACCTGCTCTGCTGGCCAGGAGGGGGCTACGACTCTGGGGCGGTGGAGATTTCCAAGCAGTACTATCTTGCCACGACTCTGGCTTCGCGGGAACGCAAGCGGGGAGTTCCACTTATGGACGGAGACCACGTTAGGGTGGAGCGGATCGGGTGTCCGCATGTGGTGCGCAAGGGGCGGGTCGAGTACACGAATGGGAGGTATCTCTATCATTTCATGCGCGAATACCAGGGGAGTGGTTCGAGTCGACTGGTGCGGAAGTTTTTGAAACTTTTCAAACTGATCTGG